TTGCTAATTAACCGCCTTAAAAGTTGAAACTCCTCAGATTCCTAAACTTTAATCATTATTAGTCAAACAATATGTGAAAGATCCCAAACCCACTATTTCACTTCTCCAAGATGAGCAAAACAGAACAGAGCAAAGCTGCCAAAATAACTGAACCACCCATGTAATTTCCTCCCAAGGAGGACATTATTGGTGATTTTCCTCAATTGGTTTTGGCATTTAGTCAATGAACCTGTGGGAAATTACCTAAATCCACGCGGGTAAGTAAAAGGAAATTGGTCAACTTTTGTCACACGTTATATGTGGGATCATGAAGTGTATATATGTCAGACGCTGCATTTCTGTATAAATCGTTCAGTTCAGATCCTATTCCTTTTTTGTGCATCTGTTACTGAAACTACTATTGCTTCTGTTGCACATTATCCCAGTTGAATATTCATCAGGGAAAATCAGATTCTTGATTTTCCAGGTACAGTTTGTTGGGTCTCTTGAATTCTTTAACTGTGCCGAAGATTGGATTTTGTTGGTATTTTTGCATGCCTAATaggtttatttcttttttatttttgaatatcCAGTTGATCACGAGAAGAACATCAAATTCCCGGGAATAATTCTTGGAATTCTGGGATCCTTTTCTGTGTGTATGTGCTGAAAAAGCCAGCTAATATATGTAGTTCTTGGTCAATTTGCCAGTTTGTTTCTTCTGAGATTTTGCGTTTATGTTGATTGAATAAGACTAGTGCTTCGGTTTTTGGTACTGATCAGAGTTTGAATTTCCTGTTTAGAGATTATAACAATTGTTTAATTTTGTCATTCATATATGCTTTGAACAAAGAAACTTATTCGAAACGGAGGTGGAAATCATGGAGCCTGAATTGCTGAAATCTTGTTCTCGGAAACAACAACGCCAAATGGTGCCGTTTTGTGACATCATGCACAAAATCACTCATCATGTGGACAAGAACAAAAGGCCCTGAGTGAAGATGATCTTGTGACTTGTCTTGCCTGGCATGAGAGTTTTtatgtgcattttttttttctgattttctctTTATGTTCACGAGTACTTGAATTTTTGTAGCTGCCTCTTTTGGCCCtttctttttattgctttgaGCAACATTTTATATTCTTTAATGAGATTTGAATGTTGATGATTCCACTTGAGACATGAGCTGTTCTGTCTGTcactttttccttcttttttgaTATGGAGATGGTCATAAAAGTTGACTTTGTTTCATTCAGCAGTTTAAAATTCCCCATTAATTTTTTATCTTAGTTAATATGTAACCCTGTTGTTTATTGTTCCACTTATCTTGTTCTATCTCAAATATTCTTCTGTTGGTTGAGATAGCTAATAAGATATTGTTTTCTTCATATGTCGCAGCTATTTGGTGTAACTTCGGGAAAAAAATAAGTGGCTGCTTTGTCTTGAATGATcttctaaattggagctactGCAGATAGAACTACGATGAATGTAAATTTTGAGCCTCATTCCTTCTTGAAGGAATTCCATATTCCTGCATATATACTTGCACCTGGTTCAGAGGCTGAGAAATTACGAGATGTACCTTCATGCCCAGTGCTCGTATTTATCAACTCCAAAAGTGGGGGTCAACTTGGTGGAGATCTTCTGCTTACTTATCGTTCTCTTCTAAACAACCATCAGGTAATTTGGCACCTTGCAAAATATGCTTGGAGCTGTCAAATAGCCCAATGATCACATTACACTCtttaaaaaatagcaaaaattgGCCTAAGTGAAGGCTGGAATCTGAATGGCTTCAGGTTTTTGACTTGGGAGGGGAGGCTCCTGATGCTGTGTTGCGCAGGCTATATCTCCACCTTGAAACACTCAAACTTAATGGTGATGAATTTGCTCCTGAGATCGAGGAGAGATTGAAAATAATTGTAAGTTGAGTTAAAAGAGAATGTATGAAATTCATCTTCATTCCATGCCTAATTACAGCAGAGAGCAGCTTAtcattcatttttagtttaATTTGGTTAATATCTCAAATTGGTGTGGCCATACTAGGTGGCAGGTGGTGATGGCACTGCTGGTTGGCTTCTTGGAGTTGTTTCTGACCTTAAATTGTCTAAGCCCCCACCTATTGCTACTGTGCCCTTGGGAACCGGAAACAACCTTCCATTTGCATTTGGTTGGGTAAGAAAGGACCCCTTCTAGTCCCTTGGTTCCTCTTATTGTCATCTTTAATATGAAATTTAATGCATTGATGGGTAAAAATTTATGTGGATGATCTTAACTTGGCCCCTATATATGTGAAACTGTACTTACTTTAACCCTCCATTTTGTGGCAATAAGACAGTTATCTTGCTGTTAATTTGGTGCCTGTTACTGAGACCGCGGTCCTTTCTAATTCCTGTGTTGCTTGTGCTTCCTGTCttgaagggaaagaaaaatcCAGGGACAGATCAAGACTCTGTGCTTGCATTCTTGGATCAAGTGAGGAAAGCAAAAGAAATGATGATAGACAGGTTTGGTATCAAACATCTATTCTTCTTTGAGTTTGCAAATAAGTACCACGTTCATTGTTTGCGTGATATATTGGTTTCCTGAATCTCTAGTTTTTGATCTGACTGTCTTTGATGAAAATCCAGCTGGCATATACTCATGAGGATGAAAGCTCCAACTGAAGGTAGCTTTGATCCTATTGCCCCCCTAGAGTTGCCACATTCTTTGCATGCATTTCAACGAGTTTCTTCATCAGATGAACTTAACATGGTATGGCAGTCTTCCTTAAAGAGTTTTTACATAATCTACGTGTATTATGAAACAGATACATATTGGCTTTGTCTCACTTATATTAGTTGTATGAATCAGGTTGTTGTCttctttgtatttttattttttttccctgcaTATCAATCAGgtagatgatgatgatgacgtGCAACTAAATTAACTAATCGTGCAAGAGAAAAGATCTTAAGTCTACTCAACAATTCCTAAAATATTTCTTCCCAAGAAAAAGggtattacttttttttttttgtggggaaTGGAAACCGGGTTGTTTAGGTTTCAGCTGAAAAATTGGGCTCATGAAGCCCATTTTATACAGATGCATTGTTTTTCCCGTTTTGCATCTCAAGGAATGGAGTATAAGACTTATATCCAGCGCAGTTTTTTATATGCTTAGTTGGAAACCAACTGAAGTTACCTTAGGTACATGAACACCAGATGTATTGAAGGATAAGATACTTAATTGTTCAACCAGGTCGTATGAATGTATGTTGTGATCGATGACCTTGTGGAAAACATTATTTCTCTTTCTTAGGACACACTTTCCGATCTACGAAATCAGCACTTTCCCCTGCTCTTACGCAAATGTTTCAATGTTTCTCAGGAAGGCTACCATACATTCCAGGGAGGATTCTGGAATTACTTCAGCATGGGTAAGTTATGTGGAGGTTTTCCAATATATTCCCTTTTCAATCCACCTTGTTGGTCAGCTCTACTTTGTTCGCTTCAGTTGTTCCAAATAATTAAATAGTAGTGTCTTTGATTGAGGATTGAAATCTGGCCAACTCTCTTCCAGAAAGCATGTCCTACATAACCACAGCTCCAAGAACGAAAAGATATTGTCAGAGCTAATTTGTTTACAAAATCAACTTGTTTATAAAAATCTACTTTTTGCCCTTAGCTGACCAATGTGGATCTAGAAGGGCCTAGTGAAAAAAGTgtgtttcttatttttcttcttctcttggAAGATCTGTCAGTAACTGGTAATTGAGGAGCTTGTTGCGGAAAATATTCTTGTCATTGCAAATCTTTCAGGGAAAAAGCACTGTGTTGCACCAGATAAACATATTAAAGAACTGAAGTCAATTAGTAAAAGCTCATGGTGTTTTGGATTCACCTACAAGAATGCTAATGTGCTTTTTGGTGTAATTGAGTCATGCATAAGAGGTGTTTGCCTTTTGCTTATTATGTTAATTAACATCTCTTTGCCTTTATGCATGCTTCATTCTGATGGACCTTGCTCCTTGATTGTTTCTTGACGCATTCTTTCCCAAACTTCTTTTCTTGATCCCTTCTTTTGGCATCTTTGTGTCATGCCAAGAGTTCGCATGTCACAGAAACCAGAACTATTGAACTTGTTTCCAGATTTTTGAGATTTTGATACTGGAACTTGTTATACCTTCCCCCCATCTAAAGTGTCTGTATAGTATGACAAAATAGATTTTTTCAGGTCAATGAACAGCTCAACAGGAATGCATGCATGCTTACTCAGAACCACTTCTTGTTGGGCAGGGTAGAATGTTTAGGTGGTAAAGTTAAAGTGTAAGTCATCACATTTAGGATATAAATTTTTATCAGAAGATTCGTGCTGGAATAAGATGTTCCCTAAAGATGCTTAATAGGTTTATTGTTTCACAAAAGTATCTGCTTGAATCAGTTAAACCATTCTTTAGTAAGTAATCTCTTGTTTTATTTTGGGACTGCATACATGTCCTGGATAGTTAAAATGTTTAATACCATCATGTAGAGATACTTCAGAATAACACAGTATGCTAATGCAAATTAAAGTCGTGGATGCTAAAAAATTATATCCCCATGGGAAAAGATGATTTTCTTTACTGATTTGAGAATTTATGGGTAGAATTTCTTAAGCAACTGCTGCTTTCTTAAGACTATAATTGATCCTTAGATCTCACATCTACCATGTTTAGGGTGATGAAAGTATATTTTGCTTCCCATTTTATGCCaacttttccttccaaatgTGTTAGGGAATTGTTTCAGCCTCATCTGCAAAGATATTTACTAGCCTCGTGTAATTGAGTTTCTTGCTAGCTATTCatcatttttccccttcctaTGGTAATTTTTTGATGGGATGAGTTGCATATAAGTTAAATAAATGAACCATATATAGTACATGAGCAAACATAACAAGGGAATAAGTGGTTGGCTGTGGCTGCCTAAAATATCTGAGTCTTCATGTTTCACATTAAGTCAAGCAGCTTTATGTGTTATCTGGTCCAATTCTGATATCTTTACCACATCATACAGGGATGGACGCTCAAGTATCGTATGCATTCCATTCTGAGAGGAAGCTGCACCCTGAAAAGTTCAAAAACCAGCTGGTTAATCAGGTAAAACAAATTCACATGGTAGGAGTACCTTGTCAGATAAAATTTGTATTTGATCTGCATGTCAAATAGCTGATGAATACTATGTCATAATTAGCCTTAGTTATTACGACTAGTACAACGAGTCATTTAAGGTCATGTCGTTGTGGCTAATGGATGGAGAAAGGACCAATGGAGCAATCTTATATAAGCAATGATAAATGGGCATCTAGCTTAGAAGCACCCATACCTTAAACTTCATATTATGCTAAGAAAAAACCACAGAATTAGGCTCTGTAAAGATTTGTTTTTCTGGAATCATCTTCAGTTGAACTGTGATAGTATTTGTCATTATGATGGCTTTTTGTGCAAACAGAAAATGTAATGATCTTAGTTTCTCAGTCATGCTTGGTTGTGAAAGGAGATTCCacttgttttattattattttttaactgTTAGCATTGTTTTAGCAGTTGAGCAGTCATTGTCCATTCTTCTAGATTTTAGTAGATGAAGATATTTTGCATTGAAACATTAATAACAGGCTTTCGTATTGTCTGAATTAATGTCACAAATATGCATAACTTTGCCATGACTTTGAAGTAAAATAGATTTTTCTGATTGTCTTAGAGTACATATGCAAAACTTGGATGCACACAAGGATGGTTTTTTGCTTCACTCGTTCATCCTTCTTCAAGGTATGCATGTTGTGCTTCTCAGAACTTCCAAATTCTCATTAACTTTCTTGTATAGGTCATGGCATAAGCATTTTTCTCCTCCAATCAGGAAAGGAAATACAATATTTTGGTTGTTGATTTGGCTCTTTTATGCATTCTAACTGGAGTGACTAAAAAAACTGTATATTGGGGATATTAGTTGACAATTTCTTTAGTACAAACTCTTGCTGCTCTAGGATTGTTATAAGCGTATTATCAGTTATTACCTCTTTAAATTAACATGCTTTTGATCATTTCTACTTCTTAACATCcatttttagggtttttggtTTCTCCAAACTCTACCTGATACAATTCCCAAGAACATTAATTTCTGCATTCTGAAGCTTGCTGCTTTAATACTTTTTACCTCACCACTTCCCATTCCATATCCTTCTTCGCTTTGTGTAATTCTTAAATATTTAACTACTGGAGTTGCAAAACATTTTGTGCACTGATGGGATGCCACATCTTCTAAAAAATGTCCTTGAAGCCATTCTCACAACTTGATTTTGAAACTTTCCTCATATTTTCTTTGCTCCtattgctcatatgaaatttTTTTGTCTGCGTGTTGATTTGGTATGCTTCTCTACTCGTTTTGGTGTTTTCTGATAAGGGCACAATCCCTTCTGATTTTTCCCTCTGTTACAGTCATCAGATTCTTCTGTCACAGTTATCCCTCGTGATGAGGTTCAATAGTTTAGTATACTATTCATACTGATCCTGTGACGATGATTTATTTGTCATGATGATTATTTCAAACTGCAGGAACATAGCTCAACTTGCAAAAGTTAAGATCATGAAAAAACATGGTGACTGGCAAGACCTTACCATCCCTCCCAGGTATTTTCAAACATTCTTTTTGAAGTGAGTAGTGATTCATTTTAAttgagaaatgaatgaacgagggAAAAAGCAGTGATAGTATATGATCAAATTGCAAACCACTAGATACGCTGTCCAAGGAAATTTCCTGAATATTTAAGATTTCTACTAGTGCAACTTTTTAAGGCACTGGAGTTATCTGATGGTTTGGTGCGTCACTATTCTGTCTGGCAAATGATGGTGTCGATACATTCTTCTGGTTTTCCTAAAATTCGTTGGCCCCATAATGGTTGTGCTTTATGGGTAAAAAGATTTGTTTTGGATGATgcaataaagttaaaaaaacaagagacccaTACCTAGAGGGGCAGAGTCCCCAAACTGCTAGCTTTAAATCACTGGCGATCTCTATGTAGTCCTATTCCATTACTGTAACGTTACATTGGAATGAAAACTTGAAACCACAATGACACTGTATAAATATAAATGATGGTAATTTGATGGAAAGTGGCTCTGAATTGGATATTAACTTAGTTGTACAAACTGCTCACATTCTTGTGTTCTGCTGACAGATTTATCTTGCATGTTGCTAAATTATGTTCTTTTCCAATGATGTTATGTTCTAGTTTCTCCTGAAGTATAATTGGGAGCATATCTAATCATTAGAatcttttctcttttaattCTAAGACCATGCATCCTTAAACTCTATAATTCTGTACTTTCAAGTtacttttttcttgttttccttagAAAAGAGTTGCATCCAAAATTTACCGACTACTTTCTGTTATTTTCTTTCCTCATTTCTTGTAATTTCCCTTTGTTCTGTAATTTTCTAAACATACAGGTATCACAGATCAATTACTTTCTGTtattttcattctttatttcttgtaattccctttttgttctgtaattttctaaacaaacaGTATCAGATCAATTGTATGCCTTAATTTGCCGAGTTTCTCTGGTGGACTAAATCCTTGGGGAACACCAAACAAGAACAAACGACGTGATGTGAGTACACAACTTTTTAGCCATgttcattttttcaagaaaattcataactGTAATTATTATTTACTTGTATATTGTTCTGTTTCTTTGTCATACCTGCAATTTGACATTCAGAGAGACTTGACTCCTCCTTATGTGGATGATGGATTTATTGAAGTTGTTGGATTTAGAGATGCTTGGCATGGGCTTGTTTTGTTTGCTCCAAATGGACATGGGAGACGTCTTGCACAGGTAAGGAACTTTACTCTCATCCTTCAGGTTTCGTCGATGTTTTTGGTTCTCAGGGGATATAGATAATCATTACATTTTGGAGAAGCTCATTAGTTTGGACCTTTTGTTTGATCATTCTGGTTGTGAAGGAGATCAGACGAGTATAAATTTGTTGTGATGAAGAGGTAGAGTGGTTTCATTTTCTCTGTAACAAACTTGTGAGCCAATGTTTGACAAATCAAGTGTTCACTTTAGTTGGTTAACAAGCATATGAATGCGAAGatatgaaagaaaaaaggatTCATGATTTCATGTCTGTAGAGTCCAGCTAGCCTTAGACTGTTAATACTGTGTTCAGTGTATGTATATATAGTTGAACAGAGATTGTAATTGTGGACCGACCATCACCTAAGATAAACTTCAGGAAATCAGAGCAAAATTAGTCTAATAAGGTCTGCTGTGACGTCCCTTCATCCCATCATGCCATGCTCATGTTTAAAGTGATCTGTGGGATTAGCCAGAATGTCTGCATGTTGTTATCTCTGCTTATTTGCCTTGTAGATGGTATAACCTACTATCCATTCATATTTATCGAACTTGAAATCCATCTCCTTATGATAGGTGAACCATAAAAACTGCAGTTATTGCCTTGTCTAAGTTTCCTGAATAATCGTATGAAACTTCAACTGAAACCAAAGAATATGCTCACAAGGATTACTGCAAATTGTTCCTTATCTAGCATTGAAATTCtacaaatgaaatgcaatgactTGTCTGTATAGCGGCTGCAGCAGTTTGGCATATGCTGCAGTAACTAGTAAGTCCTTCGATaaagtcatatatatatatatatatatttggggATGAAAACATCAGTCGTGTGAGAAGGCCTGAAAAATGGAGTTATTATTCTAAGGGAAGATGAAAATGAGTAGTAAAATCACCATGAGGCAGGCTTGATCAGGTTACTAAGATGATTTGAAAGTAGTAAGATTTATTTAAACAGAGTCAAATTGGCAAGGAAGTTGGTGTCGCGCAAAGGATATTTTTGGACACAAATTTTCATGTTAAGGTTAAAAAAAGTCACCAGCATTACCTACTATGTTTTCCATGGGTGGTGAATTGTTTGGAGCTGGGATAAAACGTTCTATAACAACAGTGGTGGGgtttatgattattttttttttatatcattGAAATATATGGTGTCAGCAAGGAACCTTGTTGACAGATAAGGTTCTTGTTCCCATTGATAGGCCCACCGAATCAAATTTGAGTTTCATAAGGGTGCAGCAGAACATACGTTCATGAGGATTGATGGGGAACCTTGGAAGCAACCTCTCCCTGTGGACGATGACAGAGTTGTCGTAGAGATATCTAATCTTCGCCAGGTCAAGATATTAGCTACCCACGACTGCCGATCTAGAAGCGTCCATGACCCCTCAAGTCCCACTACTCCACACGGTCAAGATGATGGAGAGAGAGATAGTGATGAAGAAGAGTCTGTTGGGGAAGAATGGAGGAAGTTTGGTGCTGCAGACACATTTAAAATCCCAGACGAGGTTGACATCTCTCATCTTAGTTAATTGGCTGTAAATGATTATTTTTCCATGCATTTAGTGCCATATGTTTACTGGGGTTGAAATTATCAACCCGCAAAATATTTAGAACTTGCAGCAGTGACTGATTAAGCTTTTTAGTTTACACAGGTTAACTTTCAGTTGCATATATAGCGAGAGAATATTGGAGTCATATTAATAGTATTGTGGAAGGTATTGCTAAACTTCCATAGTTTGTTTCTTAATATTTTCAAGAAGTACGGCTGTGCAAATATTTAGTCACTTGATATCTTGCATGCGGGGCATTTGTTTTCTGCTGTTTGTACATCGTACGTCCAGTTAATTTTGTATTATTCTCTTTGGTAAATAAGTAATCAAGTGTCGAGAAGACTTTGGTCTAGTAAGGTCGGTCAAGGTCTTAAGAATTAGAAGTCCTCGGTTCTAATACCCTCGCTTTCCTCCACCACCACCCCCACCCCCACCCCAACCTTCTTAAATCTCACCCCACCTGCtgaaaaatgtttttttttaaaaaaaaaaaaaagtgatcaaGTATTTTCCGTGATTTATTTATTTCGTTGAAAATCCTAATGGTGAGCTCAAAGCCCT
Above is a genomic segment from Coffea eugenioides isolate CCC68of chromosome 5, Ceug_1.0, whole genome shotgun sequence containing:
- the LOC113770475 gene encoding diacylglycerol kinase 5, translating into MNVNFEPHSFLKEFHIPAYILAPGSEAEKLRDVPSCPVLVFINSKSGGQLGGDLLLTYRSLLNNHQVFDLGGEAPDAVLRRLYLHLETLKLNGDEFAPEIEERLKIIVAGGDGTAGWLLGVVSDLKLSKPPPIATVPLGTGNNLPFAFGWGKKNPGTDQDSVLAFLDQVRKAKEMMIDSWHILMRMKAPTEGSFDPIAPLELPHSLHAFQRVSSSDELNMEGYHTFQGGFWNYFSMGMDAQVSYAFHSERKLHPEKFKNQLVNQSTYAKLGCTQGWFFASLVHPSSRNIAQLAKVKIMKKHGDWQDLTIPPSIRSIVCLNLPSFSGGLNPWGTPNKNKRRDRDLTPPYVDDGFIEVVGFRDAWHGLVLFAPNGHGRRLAQAHRIKFEFHKGAAEHTFMRIDGEPWKQPLPVDDDRVVVEISNLRQVKILATHDCRSRSVHDPSSPTTPHGQDDGERDSDEEESVGEEWRKFGAADTFKIPDEMKVQKARRSEIAESLGPVSVHKENVQEKSGETKHTLYQGCALPQFTCPTSQQ